One window of Dehalobacterium formicoaceticum genomic DNA carries:
- a CDS encoding MBOAT family O-acyltransferase produces MFQTPEFFFLLIISALLYWMLPQGRLLILGIASAIFYGWAGTGYLALFFLMAAATYLCSWRLEATGKRGWFLFGLFLNLGNLIFFKYALFLLREITGLTGLVLVPPGSIMGQLVLPVGISFYTFQLMAYLTDVYRGEIKVPGFLRFWVFISFFAQLIAGPIMRGRDFLPQIEKIEKITFDKDLTAIKWGVFWITLGLVKKVVLADTISPLVDWHFDRAAWIYGFQSWLGAYLFGFQIYLDFSGYSDMAIGLGKLFGLAMTRNFHTPYLSLNPSEFWRRWHVTLSSWVRDYIYIPLGGSRRGEAKRSRNLILAMTICGFWHGAAWTYLFWGFYHGVVLVLYHQFQRHSRKREFKNIPPILTVFLTFQVITIGWVFFRAETLTEAWIYLSHMFQNFNIYQLIFNKKALFPVLLLFLFHLWEDRFLKNHPHWVERWRKLPAPMRGLGYFLIMVLILAYLTQGQQSFIYFRF; encoded by the coding sequence TTGTTTCAAACTCCGGAATTCTTTTTTCTTTTGATCATTTCGGCGCTCCTGTACTGGATGCTGCCTCAGGGACGCCTTTTAATATTGGGGATTGCCAGCGCTATCTTTTACGGTTGGGCCGGTACCGGGTACCTGGCTCTTTTTTTTCTAATGGCCGCAGCTACTTATCTCTGTTCCTGGCGCCTGGAGGCGACGGGAAAGAGAGGCTGGTTTCTGTTTGGCCTTTTCCTGAATTTAGGAAACTTGATTTTCTTTAAATATGCCCTTTTCCTCCTCCGGGAAATAACCGGCTTAACAGGGCTGGTGCTGGTGCCCCCCGGAAGTATTATGGGGCAATTAGTGCTGCCGGTGGGTATTTCCTTCTACACCTTTCAATTGATGGCTTATCTGACCGATGTCTACCGGGGAGAAATCAAAGTGCCCGGTTTTTTGCGTTTTTGGGTCTTTATCTCCTTTTTTGCCCAATTGATTGCCGGGCCCATTATGCGGGGACGGGATTTTCTGCCCCAGATTGAAAAAATCGAAAAGATCACTTTTGACAAGGACTTAACCGCCATTAAATGGGGGGTTTTTTGGATTACCCTGGGCTTGGTGAAAAAAGTGGTGCTGGCAGATACCATTTCCCCTTTGGTGGACTGGCATTTTGACCGGGCTGCCTGGATTTACGGTTTTCAAAGCTGGCTGGGAGCTTATCTCTTCGGCTTTCAGATTTACCTGGATTTTTCCGGATACAGCGATATGGCCATCGGCTTGGGGAAACTTTTCGGACTGGCCATGACCCGAAATTTTCATACCCCATATCTTAGCTTGAACCCCTCGGAATTTTGGCGCCGCTGGCATGTGACCCTTTCCAGCTGGGTGCGGGACTATATTTACATACCTTTAGGGGGTTCCAGGAGAGGAGAGGCGAAGCGGAGCAGAAACCTGATCCTGGCCATGACCATTTGCGGTTTTTGGCATGGTGCTGCCTGGACATATCTTTTTTGGGGCTTTTATCACGGGGTGGTCCTCGTGCTTTACCACCAATTTCAGAGGCACAGCCGTAAAAGGGAGTTTAAAAATATCCCGCCAATTCTTACTGTCTTTCTCACCTTCCAGGTGATAACCATCGGCTGGGTCTTTTTTCGGGCCGAAACCCTGACCGAAGCCTGGATTTATCTTTCTCATATGTTTCAGAATTTCAATATTTATCAGCTGATTTTCAATAAAAAGGCACTTTTCCCGGTGCTGCTCTTATTCCTATTTCACTTGTGGGAAGACCGCTTCTTAAAAAACCATCCCCATTGGGTGGAGCGCTGGCGCAAGCTTCCTGCCCCCATGCGGGGTTTGGGATATTTTCTGATCATGGTTCTGATTCTGGCTTATCTGACCCAGGGTCAGCAGTCCTTTATCTATTTTCGCTTTTAA
- the tatC gene encoding twin-arginine translocase subunit TatC, which translates to MSKDQPMTVVEHLKDLRKTLIISLSAWLIFTGAAFFLYQDQVFDFLTYPLQQMSLELVILTPFEGFMAKLMACAFAGLIISLPVILWQVWRFILPALKAKEKKYLIVIVPFSVLLFLGGAAFSYYFVLGTALNFLILTAGSGFVPMLGASKYLSFVTSLLVPFGIVFQLPLAAFFLTRMGLITHQTLRQKRKYAIVLSFVIAAIVTPTPDIVTQSLMALPIILLYEISVFITWLFRKR; encoded by the coding sequence GTGTCAAAGGATCAACCCATGACGGTGGTGGAGCATTTAAAAGATCTGCGTAAAACTTTGATCATTTCTCTTTCGGCCTGGCTGATTTTTACAGGGGCGGCTTTTTTTCTTTATCAGGATCAGGTTTTTGATTTTCTGACTTATCCCCTGCAGCAAATGTCATTGGAGCTGGTGATCCTCACCCCCTTTGAAGGCTTTATGGCCAAGCTGATGGCCTGCGCTTTTGCCGGCTTGATTATTTCCCTGCCTGTGATTCTCTGGCAGGTGTGGCGTTTTATTCTCCCGGCCCTAAAGGCCAAAGAAAAAAAATATTTAATCGTGATCGTGCCTTTTTCGGTACTCTTATTTCTAGGGGGAGCAGCTTTTTCCTATTATTTTGTGTTGGGCACTGCTTTGAATTTTTTAATTCTCACCGCCGGATCCGGCTTTGTTCCCATGCTGGGAGCCTCCAAATATTTATCCTTTGTTACCTCCCTTTTGGTTCCCTTTGGCATTGTTTTTCAGCTGCCCCTGGCCGCTTTCTTTCTGACCCGAATGGGACTGATCACCCATCAGACCTTGCGCCAAAAACGAAAATATGCCATTGTGCTTAGCTTTGTCATTGCCGCGATTGTGACCCCGACACCGGATATTGTCACCCAGTCTTTGATGGCTTTGCCCATCATCCTCCTTTATGAGATTTCCGTTTTCATTACCTGGCTCTTTCGCAAGCGCTAG
- a CDS encoding polyprenyl synthetase family protein, which translates to MFASVQSELNQVTVFLEKLYRFKSGHLAQLVPDFRLSEADQHLRPALVLLAGKLFPQHSLDSRQIVMGGIAQLIFMAQEIHNKITDDCPKSVPQFPVLVGDYLFAVFCKKLYEHDLLEWLDPLADVICRMNEGGMARRRLIEEGSPREEDYLQVLKLEYGLLTGLSCRIGGHLAGCTREQEEDLAQFGLRIGMAWGMMKQEYPINPKGFLEKGREILASFPFSQGREALLDFVDELEQMSIKLRLTTGSVPGALAT; encoded by the coding sequence ATGTTTGCATCGGTACAGTCAGAATTAAATCAAGTGACAGTCTTTTTAGAAAAGCTGTATCGTTTCAAATCCGGCCATTTGGCACAACTGGTTCCGGATTTTAGACTTTCCGAAGCTGATCAGCACTTGCGTCCGGCTCTGGTGCTTTTGGCCGGGAAATTGTTCCCCCAGCACAGCCTTGATTCCAGGCAGATCGTGATGGGAGGGATTGCTCAGCTGATATTTATGGCCCAGGAGATTCATAATAAGATTACAGATGACTGCCCCAAGTCAGTGCCTCAGTTTCCGGTGCTGGTGGGGGACTATCTCTTTGCTGTTTTCTGCAAGAAATTATATGAACATGATCTACTGGAATGGCTCGATCCGCTGGCTGATGTCATTTGCCGCATGAACGAAGGAGGCATGGCGCGCCGCCGTTTAATCGAGGAGGGGTCCCCTCGGGAGGAAGACTACCTTCAGGTGCTGAAACTGGAATACGGACTCTTAACCGGCCTGTCCTGCAGAATCGGCGGGCACTTGGCCGGATGCACCCGGGAACAAGAGGAGGATTTAGCACAATTTGGCCTCCGTATCGGGATGGCCTGGGGGATGATGAAACAGGAATATCCCATAAATCCCAAGGGATTCCTGGAAAAAGGGCGGGAAATATTAGCTTCTTTTCCTTTTTCCCAAGGACGGGAAGCTTTGCTGGATTTCGTGGATGAGTTGGAACAAATGTCAATCAAATTGCGTCTGACAACAGGCAGTGTCCCTGGAGCGCTGGCGACGTAA